A region of Lycium barbarum isolate Lr01 chromosome 1, ASM1917538v2, whole genome shotgun sequence DNA encodes the following proteins:
- the LOC132598402 gene encoding probable O-methyltransferase 3 — protein sequence MADYNENLTPSELLKAETQPWNQLYFFIEHVSLNCALQLDIPNAITKHGKPMTLSKLIASLPISASKVPYFHRLTRMLVHYGLLILQKYEGCDYDDDNKGYYSLAPADRYVVKDGPWSSMEDQDTFFFKAWNCLGDWFKNEDPSAFYTAYGDYFWDKLSRDPSIGTWFNENMARDSRSFMNVLIGDEFKDVFEGLTSLVDVGGGTGTVAMAIAKKFSDVKCIVLDLPPVVANLQGSENLEFVAGDMFQEIPPANTVLLKSILHDWNDEECLKILKNCKKAIIGSGKGENKVIIIDMVMENPEMDDESVQVQLFIDMLVMVFLGSKERNKKEWEKLFLDADFSSYKINHTLGLRSVIELYP from the exons ATGGCTGATTATAATGAGAACCTTACTCCTAGTGAGCTTCTTAAAGCTGAAACACAACCATGGAACCAACTCTATTTCTTCATAGAGCATGTATCACTAAACTGTGCACTTCAATTGGACATACCTAATGCCATCACCAAACATGGCAAACCAATGACTCTATCAAAACTCATAGCTTCCCTCCCTATTAGCGCGTCAAAAGTTCCCTACTTTCACCGCCTTACTCGAATGTTAGTTCATTATGGCCTGTTGATTCTTCAAAAATATGAAGGTTGCgactatgacgatgataataaaGGGTATTATTCGCTTGCACCAGCTGATCGCTATGTAGTGAAGGATGGGCCTTGGAGCTCGATGGAAGATCAAGATACTTTTTTCTTTAAAGCATGGAATTGTTTAGGTGATTGGTTCAAGAATGAGGATCCAAGTGCATTTTATACTGCATATGGAGATTATTTCTGGGACAAACTTTCGAGGGATCCGAGTATTGGTACTTGGTTTAACGAGAACATGGCCAGAGATTCACGATCATTCATGAACGTGTTGATTGGCGACGAGTTTAAGGATGTGTTCGAAGGATTGACTTCTTTAGTTGATGTTGGAGGAGGGACTGGAACTGTTGCAATGGCCATAGCCAAAAAATTCTCTGACGTGAAATGTATTGTTCTTGATCTTCCCCCTGTGGTGGCTAACTTGCAAGGAAGTGAAAATCTGGAGTTTGTAGCAGGGGATATGTTTCAGGAAATTCCCCCTGCTAATACAGTCTTACTCAAG TCAATTCTACACGATTGGAATGATGAAGAATGTCTGAAAATTCTGAAGAACTGCAAGAAGGCAATAATAGGAAGTGGAAAAGGTGAGAATAAAGTTATCATTATAGACATGGTGATGGAAAATCCAGAGATGGATGATGAATCTGTTCAAGTACAGCTCTTCATAGACATGCTGGTGATGGTTTTCTTGGGTAGCAAAGAGAGGAACAAAAAAGAGTGGGAAAAACTTTTCTTAGATGCTGATTTTAGTAGCTACAAAATTAATCACACTCTTGGTTTGAGGTCTGTCATTGAACTCTACCCTTAG
- the LOC132606543 gene encoding UPF0481 protein At3g47200-like, with product MDKRSAKGKMVTREEGRSIGNEDFADEWSIIIHRDSNSNSHEISESERQWLCSLEKRKGYIGSSQKPKIQMVPKMHREIESNARCYEPLVVSIGPFHHGNPKLQPMERYKELLAIQFADQDSTKPRPEGVLPWRSTNAVSIDELYKKVKNIVTDVMRDCYYEDLIKDYSDEEFTQMMFLDGCFILQYFHCIVTGNAKELKMKSHDIAFIRRDLFLLENQLPFEVLQVLMSCKFKDNVGMEMIKKFISSAHEKPDQDHGFIQRIKNFFLDFFDGILFSAETIQGNGPHPESYTFAQKVMNFFGRICQGEGPSLTKQKSVKTPLPYHLLELLKTHLIDPKAFAEGGCYLRGELCSYRSAIELKKAGIHFKPGKSRRLSDIKFNSFHCSALLMLPSITVDDSTKSEFLNLVAYEACPDTPDDFGVTSYLCFMDSLIDHAEDVKELRSKGILLNYLGSDQEVADLFNEIARDLVPNPHAFVDVKRQIEDHYKSRTKIWIAEWKNTHFTTPWTLFAFIAALFVIGLQITDTFLAGVQTYYAVHKK from the exons ATGGACAAACGATCTGCGAAAGGAAAAATGGTTACTAGAGAAGAAGGTAGGAGTATCGGCAATGAAGATTTTGCTGATGAATGGAGCATTATAATCCATCGAGATTCAAACTCAAATTCTCATGAAATCAGTGAAAGTGAGAGACAATGGCTATGTTCCTTGGAGAAGAGAAAAGGGTACATTGGCTCATCACAGAAGCCAAAAATTCAAATGGTCCCAAAAATGCATCGCGAGATTGAATCAAACGCAAGGTGCTATGAGCCCCTCGTGGTTTCTATTGGTCCATTTCACCATGGAAATCCAAAGCTTCAACCCATGGAGAGGTACAAGGAGCTACTGGCAATTCAGTTTGCTGATCAAGATAGTACCAAACCAAGACCTGAAGGGGTCTTACCATGGCGTTCGACAAATGCAGTGTCCATTGATGAGCTTTACAAAAAGGTCAAGAACATTGTGACTGATGtga tgaGGGACTGTTATTATGAGGACTTGATCAAAGACTACAGCGACGAGGAGTTTACACAGATGATGTTCCTGGATGGCTGCTTCATTCTTCAATACTTTCACTGCATCGTCACTGGCAATGCTAAGGAGCTCAAAATGAAGAGCCATGATATAGCTTTCATTCGTCGGGATCTTTTCTTACTTGAAAATCAGTTACCATTTGAAGTCCTGCAAGTGTTAATGAGCTGTAAGTTCAAGGATAATGTAGGAATGGAGATGATTAAAAAGTTCATCTCGAGTGCACATGAAAAGCCTGATCAAGATCACGGATTCATTCAACGtatcaagaatttttttcttGATTTCTTTGATGGAATTCTCTTTTCTGCAGAAACAATACAGGGGAATGGTCCCCATCCAGAAAGCTACACATTTGCTCAGAAAGTTATGAACTTTTTTGGAAGGATTTGTCAAGGAGAAGGACCTTCCCTTACCAAACAAAAAAGCGTGAAAACTCCGCTTCCTTATCATCTCCTCGAGCTATTAAAAACACATCTCATAGACCCGAAGGCTTTCGCAGAAGGTGGATGCTATCTAAGGGGTGAGTTGTGCTCGTATCGTTCAGCCATAGAGCTGAAGAAAGCAGGAATCCATTTCAAGCCTGGAAAGAGTCGTCGTCTTTCAGACATTAAGTTCAATTCATTTCATTGCTCAGCTCTTTTAATGCTTCCATCTATAACCGTAGATGATTCAACCAAGTCGGAGTTCTTAAACTTGGTTGCATATGAGGCATGCCCTGATACACCAGATGACTTTGGCGTTACATCTTATCTTTGCTTCATGGATTCACTTATTGATCATGCTGAAGATGTGAAAGAGCTCAGATCCAAAGGTATACTTCTTAACTATCTTGGAAGTGATCAAGAAGTTGCAGATCTCTTCAACGAGATAGCAAGAGATTTGGTGCCTAATCCACATGCCTTTGTTGATGTCAAAAGACAAATTGAGGATCATTACAAAAGCAGAACAAAAATATGGATTGCTGAGTGGAAGAACACTCATTTTACTACCCCATGGACTCTTTTTGCATTTATTGCAGCACTTTTTGTGATTGGCTTGCAAATCACTGATACATTTCTAGCAGGCGTCCAGACCTATTATGCAGTCCATAAAAAATAG
- the LOC132627701 gene encoding uncharacterized protein LOC132627701 produces the protein MNNHLKRLILKKNAPIILLRNSEQTSLGQESAHQLFDNMSARNFKPLFRHYSFHRTLIGMSSINSTNIGGGTGSLHVQCVSLSYPSFVQKNAAKFSTLLGQKRAYELFDNTAANSDRVMEAKHVHQCVSLSNPSFFQKNVAKYCTLLGQESANELNAANTNSDKHCNGEMVDELLDNVNAATNSDRGGMEKAKHSNGEMIDFTNIHINKLPTVLIMGRPNVGKSALFNRLIRRREALVYNTPTDHVTRDIREGVAKLGNLRFKVLDSAGIEAQASSGSVLSRTAEMTGNVLSKTQFALLLVDSRDGVQPMDLDVGKWLRKNAPGMKTIVVMNKAESLDDCDGTLAAAAGEAYNLGFGDPIALSAETGFGMAELHETLRPLLEEYVLQNNSCDDEIQENDENDSSEDMECKLPLQLAIVGRPNVGKSTLLNTILQEDRVLVGPEAGLTRDSIRAEFEYEGRTVYLVDTAGWLERTKQQEKGPASLSIMQSRKHLMRAHVIVLVLDAEEIAKDRRSMKHVEVVIARRAVEEGRGLVVIVNKMDLLRGKENSKYYKSVIEAVPQEIQTVIPQVTGIPVVFVSALEGKSQIAVMNQVVETYEKWCLRLSTARLNRWLRKVMSRHSWKDQAAQPKIKYFTQVKARPPTFIAFMSGKTKLSDTDLRFLTRSLKEDFDLGGIPVRILQRTVEKNDRTKTSSKNKQSANRTIERAVSDKRTIHAGDLSCSDSSGDQLDEFGVAF, from the exons ATGAATAATCATCTAAAGAGATTGATTTTGAAGAAAAATGCTCCAATCATATTACTAAGAAATTCGGAGCAAACTTCGTTAGGTCAAGAGAGTGCACATCAACTGTTTGATAATATGTCAGCAAGAAATTTCAAGCCTCTTTTCAGGCACTATAGCTTCCACAGGACTCTGATTGGGATGTCATCAATTAATTCTACAAATATTGGTGGTGGAACAGGATCATTACACGTCCAATGTGTGTCGCTATCATATCCTTCTTTCGTTCAAAAAAACGCCGCCAAATTCAGCACTTTACTAGGTCAAAAGAGGGCATATGAACTGTTTGATAATACTGCTGCTAATAGTGATAGAGTAATGGAAGCTAAACATGTCCACCAATGTGTGTCGCTATCAAATCCTTCTTTCTTTCAGAAAAACGTCGCCAAATATTGCACTTTGTTAGGACAAGAGAGTGCAAATGAACTGAATGCTGCTAATACTAATAGTGATAAACATTGCAATGGAGAGATGGTTGATGAATTGTTAGATAATGTTAATGCTGCTACTAATAGTGATAGAGGAGGAATGGAAAAAGCTAAACATTCCAACGGAGAGATGATTGATTTTACAAATATTCATATTAACAAGCTTCCAACGGTTCTAATAATGGGACGACCTAATGTAGGGAAATCAGCATTGTTTAATCGTTTGATACGAAGGAGGGAggcacttgtatacaacactcctACTGATCATGTTACTCGAGATATACGAGAAGGTGTTGCTAAATTGGGAAATTTGAGGTTTAAGGTATTGGATTCTGCTGGTATAGAAGCACAAGCTTCTTCGGGTTCTGTTCTTAGTAGAACTGCGGAAATGACTGGAAATGTGCTGTCAAAAACTCAATTTGCACTCTTGTTGGTTGATTCAAG AGATGGAGTGCAGCCTATGGATTTGGATGTTGGAAAATGGTTGAGGAAGAATGCACCGGGAATGAAGACTATTGTGGTGATGAATAAAGCTGAATCGCTCGATGACTGTGATGGTACTCTTGCAGCTGCTGCTGGTGAGGCTTATAATTTAGGATTTGGCGATCCCATTGCTTTATCTGCTGAGACTGGATTCGGTATGGCTGAACTTCATGAAACTCTCAGACCATTACTTGAAGAATATGTGCTCCAAAACAACTCATGTGATGATGAGATCCAGGAGAATGATGAGAATGACTCCTCTGAGGATATGGAGTGTAAATTGCCATTGCAGTTGGCAATTGTTGGGCGGCCCAATGTTGGAAAGTCAACCTTGTTGAACACAATCTTGCAAGAAGATCGTGTTTTGGTTGGCCCCGAGGCTGGTTTGACTAGAGATTCCATCCGCGCTGAATTTGAGTACGAAGGAAGAACTGTTTATTTGGTTGACACAGCAGGGTGGTTGGAGAGGACAAAACAGCAAGAGAAGGGACCTGCATCTTTAAGTATTATGCAATCAAGGAAACACCTTATGAGAGCACATGTAATTGTTTTGGTCCTCGATGCAGAAGAGATTGCAAAAGATAGGCGAAGCATGAAGCATGTTGAAGTAGTTATAGCAAGGCGAGCGGTAGAGGAAGGACGTGGTCTGGTTGTGATTGTAAATAAGATGGATCTTCTAAGAGGGAAAGAAAATTCCAAATATTACAAGAGCGTAATTGAAGCTGTGCCTCAAGAAATTCAGACAGTTATTCCCCAGGTCACAGGGATACCTGTTGTATTTGTTTCAGCTCTAGAAGGAAAGAGTCAGATAGCTGTCATGAATCAGGTCGTCGAAACATATGAAAAGTGGTGTTTGAGATTGTCAACAGCCCGTCTTAACCGTTGGCTACGCAAGGTCATGAGCAGACATTCTTGGAAAGACCAGGCAGCTCAACCGAAGATCAAGTATTTCACTCAGGTGAAAGCTAGACCTCCAACTtttattgcatttatgagcggaAAAACCAAGCTCTCAGATACAGATCTGAGGTTCCTAACTAGATCTTTGAAGGAAGACTTTGACTTGGGTGGGATACCAGTCCGGATATTGCAACGAACCGTTGAAAAAAATGATAGAACTAAAACCAGCAGCAAGAACAAGCAATCAGCTAATAGAACGATCGAAAGGGCTGTTTCTGACAAAAGAACAATCCATGCTGGAgacctaagttgctcggactccaGTGGAGACCAGCTGGACGAATTTGGGGTCGCTTTTTAA
- the LOC132626881 gene encoding putative pectinesterase/pectinesterase inhibitor 26 yields MEIDSASSTISNSSVKDSLLVKQDQTSRARKKLKFIISLIIIFTLIIGTIIMVFTIMKRNFDLKSPAKNQAVAIKSICSMTQYPSTCFKSLSPLYRNKPSIYKVNASQIMFFSLHTVIDELSKLSTRLSESNDKHCEHMFNKSIHYLNGSLTTLDVDLGNEQSFVISKSLRELKGWLYRESPKLEVCLNKLVFVSELSSKKTRNSLRILINIESVYGMYYPVIGSQSTVASFLSDVMFVDTILVVVMVVAMTKMVSGGSELWWDGE; encoded by the exons ATGGAGATTGACTCAGCCAGTAGTACTATATCAAATTCTTCTGTTAAAGATAGCCTCCTAGTGAAGCAGGATCAAACATCTCGAGCAAGAAAGAAGTTAAAATTCATCATCAGTTTAATCATCATTTTCACTCTCATAATCGGAACCATAATCATGGTTTTCACCATAATGAAGAGAAACTTTGATTTGAAGTCACCAGCCAAGAATCAAGCCGTGGCAATCAAGTCCATCTGCTCAATGACTCAGTATCCATCTACATGTTTCAAATCCTTATCTCCTCTTTACAGAAACAAACCATCAATATACAAAGTCAACGCATCTCAAATTATGTTTTTTTCCCTTCACACAGTTATAGACGAACTCAGTAAACTCTCTACACGTTTATCAGAGTCAAATGATAAACACTGCGAACATATGTTCAACAAATCTATTCATTACTTGAATGGTTCGTTAACGACTTTGGATGTTGATTTAGGTAATGAACAAAGCTTCGTTATATCGAAAAGCTTGAGAGAATTAAAGGGTTGGCTATACAGAGAAAGTCCAAAACTTGAGGTGTGTCTGAATAAGTTGGTATTCGTGTCTGAATTAAGTTCTAAAAAAACAAGAAACAGCTTAAGGATTCTGATCAATATAGAGAGTGTTTATGGGATGTATTATCCAGTAATTGGAAGCCAAAGTACGGTGGCTTCTTTTCTGTCAGATGTAATGTTTGTGGATACCATAT TGGTAGTGGTGATGGTGGTTGCAATGACAAAGATGGTTAGTGGTGGTAGTGAGTTGTGGTGGGATGGAGAGTAG